One Helianthus annuus cultivar XRQ/B chromosome 7, HanXRQr2.0-SUNRISE, whole genome shotgun sequence genomic region harbors:
- the LOC110868756 gene encoding uncharacterized protein LOC110868756, protein MNCFFVSFSDPIITFYSKQERDRSHSVANPSSMMALILCARSPLEPGPTTTLPDRKLLVFILDRLQKKDTHAVLSEPVNLTEPIHEKRIWTTRPGSFRAKKLPLKDVTIMQSSRRLKKKKIYQGILRANIKRQ, encoded by the exons ATGAATTGCTTTTTTGTTTCCTTCTCAGATCCAATAATCACATTCTACAGCAAACAAGAAAGAGATAGATCGCATTCAGTTGCAAATCCGTCTTCGATGATGGCGCTGAT TTTATGTGCAAGGTCACCATTAGAGCCTGGACCTACAACAACCTTGCCAGATAGAAAGTTGTTGGTGTTCATTCTTGATAGGCTTCAAAA GAAGGATACTCATGCTGTTTTATCTGAACCTGTCAATCTGACTGAG CCCAT ACATGAGAAAAGGATTTGGACAACCCGACCCGGTTCGTTTCGAGCAAAAAAATTACCTCTAAAAGATGTAACCATCATGCAGTCATCCCGCAG GCTCAAGAAAAAAAAGATTTATCAAGGAATTCTGCGCGCGAATATAAAGCGTCAATGA
- the LOC118480465 gene encoding uncharacterized protein LOC118480465: MPFVEISAIRPHDNAKPLQIRVIRKWIPYESRQELCYLFVVNHGDAIEAIADLHHQSHFESRITLHSCYTITDYLSDTTRSSMNVVPHTKCIRLGLRTSFSQFDDDTIPYHYFNFVNYDRLKPLIDNHLLLTDYIGRMDRVSPILNMAGNKLLKINLQDQSGNFIEATLWEQIAFSFDREDALQKPQPVIIAMTSMKVTEYKGTLQLGYTNATTIVINPDIEDLENVITRFGIIRDRSRTYPSTSTSIMSSEDVFDPTSSTTSLNPK; the protein is encoded by the exons ATGCCATTCGTTGAGATATCAGCGATTAGACCACATGATAATGCAAAGCCCCTTCAAATAAGAGTAATAAGAAAGTGGATACCGTACGAAAGTAGACAAGAGCTTTGCTATCTTTTTGTAGTTAACCAT GGAGATGCAATAGAAGCAATAGCCGATCTACATCATCAATCCCATTTTGAGTCACGTATAACACTACATTCTTGCTACACTATCACTGATTACCTATCAGACACTACAAGATCGTCCATGAATGTTGTACCCCATACAAAATGTATCAGACTTGGTCTACGAACGTCCTTTTCGCAATTTGATGACGACACCATCCCCTACCATTACTTCAACTTTGTCAACTACGATCGTTTAAAGCCCCTCATCGACAACCATCTTTTGCTAACAG ATTACATTGGTCGTATGGACCGAGTATCACCTATCCTTAATATGGCAGGCAACAAGCTATTAAAAATCAATCTTCAAGATCAAAG CGGGAACTTTATTGAGGCCACCTTATGGGAGCAAATTGCATTTTCCTTTGACAGAGAAGATGCTTTACAAAAGCCTCAACCCGTGATAATAGCTATGACATCAATGAAAGTCACGGAGTATAAAG GAACACTTCAATTGGGATATACCAACGCAACTACTATTGTCATCAATCCAGATATAGAAGATCTTGAGAATGTCATTACTAG GTTTGGAATTATTAGAGATCGCTCAAGAACATACCCATCTACTTCAACATCGATCATGTCTTCAGAGGATGTATTTGACCCAACCTCATCCACAACTTCATTAAACCCAAAATAA